A DNA window from Gigantopelta aegis isolate Gae_Host chromosome 4, Gae_host_genome, whole genome shotgun sequence contains the following coding sequences:
- the LOC121372451 gene encoding rhodopsin-like has protein sequence MSVSDISFRIPLGLLLIVIALAGYFVNVLAFVVYVCRRKLRTPPFYFIVHLLVVDLLAVVCWTSLSAAAAVAGNWPLPFVVCQIQGYIMSFCNLINMHTMTVLAIERCLLMAKPSLHEDCFAGVYTGFFIAALWVTDAVIAVFSAVHWAEMLYSPYQYQCYSDHDRSVSHLNFFFTMTYALPMFFMFVLYVISFCYVYDIRTRKVSPSGALVLEVNQFAIGDSYSDRLARQEEKFKNAGMRPDKPNLGKTMTFTPRGYITNDTETEDGPEPLQKVKKREYFLAKHDYDLMKAYVVMTCVYVACWFPYVMLSYAWTYKPRSYSTLPWEVTTVFTLITHCGSFVKPLILVLMVESFKVALLRTVARDETKKHIKETPVTQWKR, from the coding sequence ATGTCCGTGTCTGATATTTCTTTTCGAATACCTCTAGGActgttgttaattgttattgCACTCGCTGGATATTTTGTGAACGTTCTGGCCTTCGTGGTGTATGTTTGCAGACGAAAACTACGCACCCCGCCATTTTACTTCATAGTACACCTGCTCGTTGTGGATCTACTGGCTGTCGTCTGCTGGACTTCTCTGTCGGCTGCTGCTGCCGTGGCGGGAAACTGGCCACTTCCATTTGTCGTCTGCCAGATCCAAGGCTACATCATGTCGTTCTGTAATCTCATTAACATGCACACCATGACGGTGCTAGCCATCGAAAGATGTTTACTGATGGCAAAACCCTCCTTACACGAAGACTGTTTTGCTGGGGTTTACACGGGATTTTTCATAGCTGCGTTATGGGTAACGGATGCTGTAATTGCGGTTTTCTCCGCTGTGCACTGGGCCGAGATGCTGTACTCTCCTTACCAATACCAGTGCTATTCCGATCACGACAGAAGTGTTTCGCACTTGAATTTCTTCTTCACCATGACGTACGCTTTACCCATGTTCTTCATGTTCGTCCTGTACGTGATATCATTCTGCTACGTCTATGACATCAGAACACGGAAGGTGTCGCCGTCTGGTGCTCTTGTTCTGGAAGTAAATCAATTCGCGATTGGCGACTCTTACTCCGATCGATTAGCGAGACAAGAGGAGAAATTCAAAAACGCTGGAATGAGACCAGATAAACCAAACTTGGGCAAAACGATGACGTTTACGCCACGTGGTTACATCACCAATGATACGGAAACTGAAGATGGACCAGAACCTTTGCAGAAAGTGAAGAAGCGGGAATATTTCTTAGCCAAGCATGACTATGATCTGATGAAAGCGTATGTGGTGATGACTTGTGTCTACGTGGCCTGCTGGTTCCCGTACGTGATGCTGAGTTACGCCTGGACATACAAACCAAGGAGCTACTCCACACTGCCGTGGGAAGTGACCACGGTCTTCACGCTGATCACTCACTGTGGCTCTTTCGTGAAGCCTCTCATACTGGTGTTAATGGTCGAGTCATTCAAAGTTGCTCTGCTCAGAACAGTTGCTAGAGATGAAACCAAGAAACACATAAAGGAAACACCAGTTACACAGTGGAAACGTTGA